The following is a genomic window from Capsicum annuum cultivar UCD-10X-F1 unplaced genomic scaffold, UCD10Xv1.1 ctg3094, whole genome shotgun sequence.
GCTTTGCCAATTGTAGGAAGGTTTTATTTTTCACTGTTGTGTCTTCTTCCTGGGTTATTGCAGATCAATTTCCCCTAATCTCTGTTCATCTCTCTCAAACGCGAATTCGAGGTATGCTTTCTATTCTATTTAGTTGCCTTTTTTCTTCCAAaattgttcaaaatttattttattgctTGATGGTTCGCTTATTCTTCCTGTTCTCTATTCAAAATCtgtctttttttaatttgtaCAACTAGGTAATTTGCAATGAAATTTATCAATTTGTGGATGGTCAATTATCATTTCTCTACCTTCACAAAGTAGGGTAAGGTCATAAGTTATGTGCATACTATTAGGAACGATAATGGGGTGGGGTAGGTATGGAGTGGGATGGGTTTACTTCTATGCAGGGTGGGGTGGGCAGTCTCTACATAGGCTGGGGTGAGGAATTATCTAAAGATTATCTACCTTTGAATAGTTATTTTACTTATGTCCATTCTTGTTACCTTTACAGCTGATGAGGATTCTCAATGGACTtcaaatgggtttttgaaaatgTGTAGTGAGTCAGTTGATGAGCTTTTTATTGCCATCTTAGACTGCATCCTTGATATTGTTGCTGATGTTAAGAGAACTTATGAGTTAGTGGGTAAGGGAACTACCCTGCTTTGATTTAGTGGTAGTTAAATTACACTTAGTATACAATGTGGAACAATATATTTACATCTCTTGATAGATATGACGGTGTAATTCCTAGCTTTCTAGATAGACGTTCTTGGTATCCTCTAAAGCTCTTTAATGTCTTTTCCCCATTTTCTTTTATCGTATTAATAAGTGTTTTGTGCCTTTTTACCAATTATTCAATGTTAAATTTTATCAGAGTGTATAATTTGTTTTCTGAGTTTTGAAGGCAAATAATGCTTTTTTTAGATCTTTTACAAATTTTTATGCGAAATTATTCTTGTGTGATTTCTAGGAGCTAGAGTTGTGTTTTGGGACATGAGAGAACCATTCATATTTAAATTATATCATGGTGTTGTTGAAGGTGCACGACTGGAAACTATGCTTCCACAATTTGATAGGGTAACACATTCACTCCACATTCTACTCCCTAGTCCCTTCTCCTCCTTTGTATCCCTGAATATAGGAAGGAAATGATAAAGGGATTGCATATTCTCTTTCAATGCCTGGTCTAAAAGTTGGACCTTTCTGTGATTACTTTATtcactaaatttttattttttaggtcgTTAATAATTTTGTGTGCTGATTGATGACATCCTTAGAGACGTTGTAGTGAAAAGTATTTTAAGGCATCTCTGGTAAAATCTCACAACTTCATTCTCATGAAGTTTTCTATTATGATTCCAATAGTCCAGTTCCGACTCTCTGATTTCACTTGATAGGAAGGTTATGCTTGGGTGTTACTAGATGGAGGTCCTTCACGCGCATTTTTTGATTTTGGTGTTGTCATGATGGAAGATGCCTCAATACATTAAAAGTAAGTCCTCTCCTAACTTTTTTATTACTCCAGTATCctcctaattttttattattagcgGTCATTGTGCTTATTAAAGCAATAGTTGAATTTGGTGTTCTCAAGCGGAAGTTATTTTAACCTAACCTGGCCAACACGATTTCCCCTCAAAGTCCTACTAAATTCTATTGCATAGAACACTTGGTGTAGTTTTCCAATTATATCTTTTTCCTATTCAAAATGTTTCTGGGTATTAAAATTGAAGTTACAAGCAGGAAAATAAAGTTGATAACTTTCTTTGCCTCTCGATACCTTCATTAGAGAATGAAGTCTCATAAGTTCTGTAATCTTCGGAAGTCAAGGAGTTGCCCGGAGATTCCTGAAGTAGTGGTGTTAGTATGAACAAGAGAAACTCTGTTATAGCCATTTTTATACATTAAATGTGCATTGTGGATAGAGAAATACATAGAATTGATGGCATCTTCAGTTTTGATTGTTGCCAGCAAAGTGTAGATCTTCAACTATTAGAAAAgttgtatatttctattttctaagttgtCTTCTTTCAAATTATAGATTATTTAAGGTGTGTAATCTTCTGAACATTTCAAGTTGACCTTATCTTTTCCAAGTTCGTCATTTTAATTTTTAGCACCCCCTAGAAAATATAGAACCTGAACTGTTTTAGCATGTTGCATCTTCTTGAAGgacatttccttgtttggtttTCACAAAAGATGCAATAACGTGTATTTACTTGTTTGGTTCTAACAAAAGATGCAATAGCATGTTATGCACCTAGGTGAAACTTCCCTTTTTGGTAGTAATTTCATCATCTGTTTGAGtttgtttttatgttattttttttttgttatacttTTATCTGTTCCGAGCTGAGATGGGTCTATCAAagacaacctctctacttcatatggggtagtggtatggactgtgtgcACTTTATCCCACCCCACTCCCACCCCTTGTGGGAGTActatactgggtatgttattattgttgttgcattagtTTGATCATTGAAATTTACTATTCTAGACAATTCCCTTCATGTAAGCTGGCTTAATTTGCGTTGGCATTTTACTTTCGTCTCCTAATTATTTTAATTCCATGGCTTCCGACACCAAATAATTTATCGTTTAAATTAAGGCTTCTCAAATAGGAGTTTTCTGCATTTCACACTTCCCCAAAACTATACTAATTTATAACCAGATCTTAAAGTGATGTACTTCAACTCAGCTAGTTGATATTGCCCAATATGGATGCTTTGCTTCCATTATGCTTCAGTTTTTAGCCATCTTAGTTAAAGATAGATGTTCGTAActatttgagaagaaaaaattatgttTCTTTTACTTTCTAGGACTTGTTTGTTGCAACTGAGACGGGCTTCCCCgattgctatatatatatatatatatatttgtatatttgtatatcaAACGATATGCAATTACAAGTACTTATCTCGAACTACCATAATATTACACAATTTCAGTAAATAAACTCAACATAAAGGtaggataaacctagcctacctagacatcaaaactaaaatatcttttcACGAATCTTCCGAATAATATCACTAGACCTAAGTTTGGATACACATATCTAGCAATCCAAAATATTTACTATGTGATTTGAAAAGTTGATTGTATAATATAGAAGGAAGAATATTGCACTTTAACATGGCAAATGCCAAACATTTCTATAAAATGTAAAATGTGGCAGAAGATGTTTGAAAATGTTCTCATAACTTATAAATTTTAGTAAAGACTATAAAGATATATACATCAAAGTTACACAATTGCTGTACACTTTCCTTAACCCCACGTGGACATGGACTTGTACACCTAATGTGACATATGTCACATGTGCATatcaattaataaatttaatctcattatatatatatatatatatatatatatatatatatattcgggtattgcataggttcatgaaaaaataattataatattttaaatataccataattaatagaaaattatttttaataaaatttgtattatataataataatattttaacattgcAAGATTAACTATCTCCGCATAAAATATTAATGGACTATAAAAatctattataaagtaatataaatatataatcacttaaagaattttaccaGTATCGAAATATTTTAGAagggtactaaattatatttttaccaaaTGACAATTTAAATCAAATATTCCACAATAGATtagatattactaaaattgtgAAATGAACCGCCTGGAAACCGAACTATCAGTAATAACGTGGGGCGATTATAGAAAAGCTCTTCCtatatgaaaacatgaaaaatgactgtgagggtcattacaacatccactactaaaaggactttcgtccgcAGAAgtaaaggataaaaaataccTGAGGGCTCAAACAGGTAGGGATACTGGGCGCGCATATCAAGCTCGAGAGGAAGGCCAGGTAATTCGGTCGAAAATACATCAGGAAACTCGCAAACCATTGGGATGGAGTTACGCGATAGACTCTTAACACCGACATCCCAAACATAAGCATTAAATGACTCACAACCCCTCAATATCAGTTTCCTAGACGAAATGTAAAAATAATTCCCATCGAGATGCGACTAACAGAACCCTGCCACACAATTGGGGTACGCCGGAAAGACTAAAATAacgtcttagcaaaacaatccaaGACTGCATGACAAGTAGATAACCAATCCATGTAtgtaatcacatcaaaatctaccatatataAGACAAtcagatcaacctgagtaccaaACTCCCGAACAATCACCAAACACGATCTAtatacccaatccactactaaaaaatcacctagAGGGATAGCTATATGCAATGGAACAAGTAATAACTCTGAACATGAACCCAATCGCGAtgcaaaattatcaaaaatatatgaaaatgtgGAATCGGTACCAATCAAAGCATAAACTGGCTGATGGCATACAAAAACCATACTTGTGATCACAACATTCGAAGCCTCATCCTCAAAACTATCTGGTATAATATACAAATGACCCTATCTACTACTGGACTGGGTGACTATCCGACTACCTCTAGAACCTTAGGGACCATCCCCATGACTCTGCGCATCACCCTTACCTAACGGTGGTACTAACCTGATCTGCTGTGCAGTCAAAATTGAAGGCTCAGTCATCCCATATTGAGGACACGTACGAGCGAAGTGAACAAAAACTCCACAGTCATTACATACCCCGAGCACCCTACTCTATCTTGATGCTCATAAGAGTATGCCTATGTTCTTTTCACGTACTGTTTgctaaattattttatgaaaCGCTCTCACTTATGTAGTATAAACACTACATTATTTTTGATTGCTCTTcctaccagtacatttgtattaaccccctatatttcaagatctAAGGCACAGTCCTGGGGTCCCTCTAAGAAGTAGATCATTGTTAGACGTTTGGAGttagtgagcctcccttatttcagaaGGTCTTGTCCATGTGatgattttatttggttttagttcatggtccgatTGGGGGCCTTATCCTAATTTTTCAAAACAGATATTGTTTCCTGTATTgatagagatttcatagactggtGTTAGATGTTTTGGAATCTTTATGAACTTATTTCAGTATTACTTTGTTTGAAATACGAAGatgaccatgtttctattttGTTTTCCGTATTTATGTACTATATGAATTCTATTTGTCATTGCTAGTTAAAAAGAGATTTCTCGGGCCTCCACGATCGTAAAGCCCATTGAGGCCAGGGTCCCGTCttggtcgtgacaaacttggtatcatagcccgattcatggtcctagggtatctgcAAAATTGCGTCGGGCAAaatttttttatgggtgtgtagcgcgcaaCACATATAAGAGGGAAGCTACTAAATGTTTAGGAAtgtatttcttttcttcatgtcttagttCGTACTGTAGAGTCTGAATGTCCCCTAACTCANNNNNNNNNNNNNNNNNNNNNNNNNNNNNNNNNNNNNNNNNNNNNNNNNNNNNNNNNNNNNNNNNNNNNNNNNNNNNNNNNNNNNNNNNNNNNNNNNNNNNNNNNNNNNNNNNNNNNNNNNNNNNNNNNNNNNNNNNNNNNNNNNNNNNNNNNNNNNNNNNNNNNNNNNNNNNNNNNNNNNNNNNNNNNNNNNNNNNNNNNNNNNNNNNNNNNNNNNNNNNNNNNNNNNNNNNNNNNNNNNNNNNNNNNNNNNNNNNNNNNNNNNNNNNNNNNNNNNNNNNNNNNNNNNNNNNNNNNNNNNNNNNNNNNNNNNNNNNNNNNNNNNNNNNNNNNNNNNNNNNNNNNNNNNNNNNNNNNNNNNNNNNNNNNNNNNNNNNNNNNNNNNNNNNNNNNNNNNNNNNNNNNNNNNNNNNNNNNNNNNNNNNNNNNNNNNNNNNNNNNNNNNNNNNNNNNNNNNNNNNNNNNNNNNNNNNNNNNNNNNNNNNNNNNNNNNNNNNNNNNNNNNNNNNNNNNNNNNNNNNNNNNNNNNNNNNNNNNNNNNNNNNNNNNNNNNNNNNNNNNNNNNNNNNNNNNNNNNNNNNNNNNNNNNNNNNNNNNNNNNNNNNNNNNNNNNNNNNNNNNNNNNNNNNNNNNNNNNNNNNNNNNNNNNNNNNNNNNNNNNNNNNNNNNNNNNNNNNNNNNNNNNNNNNNNNNNNNNNNNNNNNNNNNNNNNNNNNNNNNNNNNNNNNNNNNNNNNNNNNNNNNNNNNNNNNNNNNNNNNNNNNNNNNNNNNNNNNNNNNNNNNNNNNNNNNNNNNNNNNNNNNNNNNNNNNNNNNNNNNNNNNNNNNNNNNNNNNNNNNNNNNNNNNNNNNNNNNNNNNNNNNNNNNNNNNNNNNNNNNNNNNNNNNNNNNNNNNNNNNNNNNNNNNNNNNNNNNNNNNNNNNNNNNNNNNNNNNNNNNNNNNNNNNNNNNNNNNNNNNNNNNNNNNNNNNNNNNNNNNNNNNNNNNNNNNNNNNNNNNNNNNNNNNNNNNNNNNNNNNNNNNNNNNNNNNNNNNNNNNNNNNNNNNNNNNNNNNNNNNNNNNNNNNNNNNNNNNNNNNNNNNNNNNNNNNNNNNNNNNNNNNNNNNNNNNNNNNNNNNNNNNNNNNNNNNNNNNNNNNNNNNNNNNNNNNNNNNNNNNNNNNNNNNNNNNNNNNNNNNNNNNNNNNNNNNNNNNNNNNNNNNNNNNNNNNNNNNNNNNNNNNNNNNNNNNNNNNNNNNNNNNNNNNNNNNNNNNNNNNNNNNNNNNNNNNNNNNNNNNNNNNNNNNNNNNNNNNNNNNNNNNNNNNNNNNNNNNNNNNNNNNNNNNNNNNNNNNNNNNNNNNNNNNNNNNNNNNNNNNNNNNNNNNNNNNNNNNNNNNNNNNNNNNNNNNNNNNNNNNNNNNNNNNNNNNNNNNNNNNNNNNNNNNNNNNNNNNNNNNNNNNNNNNNNNNNNNNNNNNNNNNNNNNNNNNNNNNNNNNNNNNNNNNNNNNNNNNNNNNNNNNNNNNNNNNNNNNNNNNNNNNNNNNNNNNNNNNNNNNNNNNNNNNNNNNNNNNNNNNNNNNNNNNNNNNNNNNNNNNNNNNNNNNNNNNNNNNNNNNNNNNNNNNNNNNNNNNNNNNNNNNNNNNNNNNNNNNNNNNNNNNNNNNNNNNNNNNNNNNNNNNNNNNNNNNNNNNNNNNNNNNNNNNNNNNNNNNNNNNNNNNNNNNNNNNNNNNNNNNNNNNNNNNNNNNNNNNNNNNNNNNNNNNNNNNNNNNNNNNNNNNNNNNNNNNNNNNNNNNNNNNNNNNNNNNNNNNNNNNNNNNNNNNNNNNNNNNNNNNNNNNNNNNNNNNNNNNNNNNNNNNNNNNNNNNNNNNNNNNNNNNNNNNNNNNNNNNNNNNNNNNNNNNNNNNNNNNNNNNNNNNNNNNNNNNNNNNNNNNNNNNNNNNNNNNNNNNNNNNNNNNNNNNNNNNNNNNNNNNNNNNNNNNNNNNNNNNNNNNNNNNNNNNNNNNNNNNNNNNNNNNNNNNNNNNNNNNNNNNNNNNNNNNNNNNNNNNNNNNNNNNNNNNNNNNNNNNNNNNNNNNNNNNNNNNNNNNNNNNNNNNNNNNNNNNNNNNNNNNNNNNNNNNNNNNNNNNNNNNNNNNNNNNNNNNNNNNNNNNNNNNNNNNNNNNNNNNNNNNNNNNNNNNNNNNNNNNNNNNNNNNNNNNNNNNNNNNNNNNNNNNNNNNNNNNNNNNNNNNNNNNNNNNNNNNNNNNNNNNNNNNNNNNNNNNNNNNNNNNNNNNNNNNNNNNNNNNNNNNNNNNNNNNNNNNNNNNNNNNNNNNNNNNNNNNNNNNNNNNNNNNNNNNNNNNNNNNNNNNNNNNNNNNNNNNNNNNNNNNNNNNNNNNNNNNNNNNNNNNNNNNNNNNNNNNNNNNNNNNNNNNNNNNNNNNNNNNNNNNNNNNNNNNNNNNNNNNNNNNNNNNNNNNNNNNNNNNNNNNNNNNNNNNNNNNNNNNNNNNNNNNNNNNNNNNNNNNNNNNNNNNNNNNNNNNNNNNNNNNNNNNNNNNNNNNNNNNNNNNNNNNNNNNNNNNNNNNNNNNNNNNNNNNNNNNNNNNNNNNNNNNNNNNNNNNNNNNNNNNNNNNNNNNNNNNNNNNNNNNNNNNNNNNNNNNNNNNNNNNNNNNNNNNNNNNNNNNNNNNNNNNNNNNNNNNNNNNNNNNNNNNNNNNNNNNNNNNNNNNNNNNNNNNNNNNNNNNNNNNNNNNNNNNNNNNNNNNNNNNNNNNNNNNNNNNNNNNNNNNNNNNNNNNNNNNNNNNNNNNNNNNNNNNNNNNNNNNNNNNNNNNNNNNNNNNNNNNNNNNNNNNNNNNNNNNNNNNNNNNNNNNNNNNNNNNNNNNNNNNNNNNNNNNNNNNNNNNNNNNNNNNNNNNNNNNNNNNNNNNNNNNNNNNNNNNNNNNNNNNNNNNNNNNNNNNNNNNNNNNNNNNNNNNNNNNNNNNNNNNNNNNNNNNNNNNNNNNNNNNNNNNNNNNNNNNNNNNNNNNAATTTTCTATATTTCAGAGATTCATCATACCTTCGCGTAGATCAATTGAGCAGAACCCCTATGTTGATGATGTCCGCCCTACTTATGGGATGTGTTCCCGTAACAATGATCGTACTCTAGAATTTGTTGCTACTCTGAGAGTTCCTCCAGTTCTAACTAGTCCACCTCAAGCTCCACAAACTAGTATTAATCATCCCCAACCTCCTCAGAGAGAAGTTTCGAAAGCTGAGTTCCAACAGTCTATTCAGATGATTGCCCAAATTATGGCTTCCCAATCCTGGCGGTCGAAATATGTGAATTTAGTGCCTGTTTTATCTGAATCTACTCGGGTTGATCAGTTCAAGAAGATGAACCCACCCACCTTAACTGGCACAAAGGTAAGGGAAGAACCCTAAGGGTCcagtgatgaaatggagaaatttTGTAGATTTATGCATAATAATGAAGTTAAAGGGGTTGAGTTGGTAAcctattagttgaaggatgtagctaaccagtggtacaatgagtgggaaAAATTAAGGGGTGGGGATGCTGAACTTTTGTGTGAGGTGAGTTTGTAGGAGCTTTCCTGGaccatttctttccccaagaccGAGGAAGGCAAAGGCTGAATAATTTGTGAatccaaaataaggaaaaatgagTGTTAAAGGGTATACATTAAAGTTCACCCAACTATTtcattatgctccagagttagtaGGCAATATGAGGtcccgaatgaggaaatttgcatctgatCTCTCAGATGATCTGGTATTGCAATGTAATAGATCAATGCTGAATAGGGACATGGATTTCTCCAGGTTATCGGTGCATATGCAAAAAatagaagaggagaagaagaggtTGGCTGAGGTAATGGACAAGGAAAGATAAGCTAAGAGAGCTAGTTTTGTGGATCAGAACGTCAGTCAGCACCAAGGTTGTAATTGGGGTAacaagtggtctaagaagaagttttggagcaATGCTCAATCTTCAGCTAGCGCCCCTACACGAAGATCTCCAGTTGATCAGTGGTTTTATATCTCCCAGCTTAATAGTGGGTCAAAGATATAGAGAACTCAGTCCCAGGGGAGTGTGACTCATCCTGCTAGGTCATACCCTCTCTGGCGTATTTATAGGAGGAACCACCCAGGGAAGTGTTATTCTGAGAATCTATGCTACTCTTGCGGCCAAGTAGACCATATTAAGAGAAACTACCCCTCAGCTAGGGGAAGTGTTGGGGGCGCTAAGTTCGAAACTAACTCTATAACTCCACCACCAAAGAGTACTACTTCAGCTGCTGAAAGTGGTTGCAATTGGTTGTATGCCTTATCTGCCCACCAAGATTTAGAGGCTTTACTAGATGCTATCACGGGTAATTTACAAATATTTTCATGTGATGCGTACGTgttacttgatctcgggtctactttgtcttatgtgaccccttatgtggtagttagttttgattttgaaccTAAAAATATTCTGAAACCCTTTTCAGTTCCCATTcttattggtgattctattatcTCTAGGAGAgtttatagaaattgtgtggtgtTTATTTTTCATCGTGATATAGTGGCTGATCTGGTAGAGCTGtacataattgattttgatgctatactggggatggattggctctattcatgttatgctaCCCTAGACTATCGAACACGaagggtcactttttcttttcctaatgagccagtgtTCGAGTAGGAGGGATGTTCTCTAGTGCCTAAAGGGAAATTCATATCCTATCTTAGTGCCCATAAGCATATGTCGAAGGGTTGTCTATATCATCTTGTTCAGGTTAAATATTCATGTGATGAAAGTTCTTCTTTCTAGTATTGCTTTACTAGGGCACATTGTTTcaagtgaggggatcaaggttgACCCCTAAAAGGCCGAGGTAGTGAAAAAATGGTCTAGGCCCATGattccaaccgatattcggagcttcttgggtttgacaGAGTATTACAGGAGATTTGTAGAAAGTTTTTCTGCCATAGTTACTCTTTTTACgatattgactcagaaaaaggtgaaattcttgtggtctgactcttgtgagaatatttttgagaaaCTGAAGACCAAGTTGACTACCACACcagttttgacccttcctgaCGGTACAAAAggctttgttgtgtactgtgatgcatcccaggtgggaattgggtgtgtacttatgcagtatgatagggtggtggcctatgcgcCTATATAGTTAAAGGTACACGAAAggaactatcctacccatgacttaGAATTAGAGGCAGTAGTGTTCGCCCTAAAGATTTGGaatcattatctttatggggtatatgttgatatatttactaacctcaaaagtttgaaatatgttttcatgtaaaaataactgaatctcaggtagaggcgGTGGTTGGAAttactaaaggattatgatatgagcttACATTAcaggcaaggcaaatatggtggcCGACGCCCTTAACAGGTTGCCTATGGGCattctttctcatgtggaggaaggaaagagaAATATGGTGAGAGACATTCATCGGCTTGCAAATTTGGGAGTTTGATCTTGAATTCTGCAGAGAGAGGAGTGTTCGTGCACGAGGTTGCTAAATCCTCCCTATGTGCAAAAGTTAAGGAGAAGTAGATTAAGAAAAATGTTGATCAACAAAAAGTAAtggcttttgaaattggtggtgatgggattttgaggtatcaaggtaggttatgtgtgccGAATGTGGATGGGCTGCTAGAAAGaattcttgatgaagctcacacttccaGGTATGTGGTTCACCCCAgttctactaaaatgtatcatgacatTAAGGCTGTTTACTGGTGGA
Proteins encoded in this region:
- the LOC107848176 gene encoding uncharacterized protein LOC107848176 isoform X1, yielding MHNELVRDRMPSFANCRKVLFFTVVSSSWVIADQFPLISVHLSQTRIRADEDSQWTSNGFLKMCSESVDELFIAILDCILDIVADVKRTYELVGRLCLGVTRWRSFTRIF
- the LOC107848176 gene encoding uncharacterized protein LOC107848176 isoform X2, giving the protein MHNELVRDRMPSFANCRKVLFFTVVSSSWVIADQFPLISVHLSQTRIRADEDSQWTSNGFLKMCSESVDELFIAILDCILDIVADVKRTYELVGR